The Spea bombifrons isolate aSpeBom1 chromosome 7, aSpeBom1.2.pri, whole genome shotgun sequence genomic interval CATGTGGATTTCCTGGAGTCATTCAGAACTTTTTACAAAGAGGGTCTGTTCACAGATGTCACTTTGGTGAGTTCCTCTGGGAAAGTTTTTCAGTGTCACAAAGTGGCTCTTGCTGCCTGCAGCCGATATTTCAAAGTAATGTTCACAGCGGACATGAAGGAGAAATCTAAAAGCCATATCAAGCTGGCCGATGTTGATCACACTATCCTTGAGGCGCTACTGAACTATACCTACACTGCTCAGATAAGGATCACTGCAAGGGATGTGCAGTGCCTTCTCCAGGCTGCCGATCAGCTCCAGTTTGCTTCAATCAAAGAGGCATGCGAACAGTTCTTGGTGAGACATCTCGATATCACTAACTGTCTGGGGATGCATTCATTTGCAGAATTCCATGTTTGCCCAGACTTAGAAAAGGAGTCTAGGAGGACAATCGTTTCTAGGTTTGAGGAAGTGAGCTCACAAGATGAGTTCGTTGAAATCAGCCTCGAGAAATTAATGTTTATCTTCTCCCAAGAGAACCTCTGTGTTTGGAAAGAGGAGTCACTTGTGAAGTCACTGGCTAAATGGATTGGCCACGATCCCAGAAAACGCATCGAGTACATCCATGACTTAGTGAAATGCATCAAAATTGATGTGGATGAGAATTATTTGAGGTCATCTTTGGAGCTTCACAAGAAGCACCTgctgaatgaaaacaaaatacaatcctTGCTGTACTACTCTTTAAAAAGCCCAAATCATAAGGTTTCCAAAAAATCAACCGCAAACATGTTTGTGATTGGAGGCTATTATTGGCATCCACTATCGGAAGTGCATGTGTGGGACCCGGTCCACAACAACTGGATTCAGGGAGCAGATATGCCCGATCATACCAGAGAGAGCTACAGTGCTACAAGCCTAGGGCCGTGTGTTTATATTACAGGAGGATACAGGACCGATAACATTGAAGCACTGAACACGGTATGGATATACAATGTCGAAACAGATGAGTGGGCAGAAGGTTGCCCCATGCTTCATGCAAGGTATTACCACTGTTCGGTTACACTGGGCGGCTGTGTGTACGCCTTAGGAGGGTATAGAAAAGGGGCTCCTGCCCAGGAAGCGGAGGTTTATGATCCACTAAAGAAGAATTGGTTTCCCATTGCAAATATGATCAAAGGTATGCAACTTTATCCATTTGTATCACATCTGACTTTTATGATTTAagatttttccagaaaaaagaaacagataaCTGGCATTAAGTGTCTGgtagtgtgcgtgtgtatgtatgtgtcattgtatgtgtatgttgtaaaggtgtgtgtatgtgtagtggatatgtttatgtgtatggaTGTTTATAAGGTCTAGAGATGTTCCTGACATCATCATACCCCCAACATCCTAATTCATTCCAATACCCAACCACAATCATTCTCCCCCAACCACCATATTCATAGCCCCATCATCATATTTCTCTCCACCATCCATCCCCTACCATTATCACCCCACATTGCAACACAACAATCATCTCtataaccatattttatttccCCCGTCATCATAATAACATTCCCTGA includes:
- the KLHL23 gene encoding kelch-like protein 23, which produces MTLKDQEDYCFTYKDPTHHVDFLESFRTFYKEGLFTDVTLVSSSGKVFQCHKVALAACSRYFKVMFTADMKEKSKSHIKLADVDHTILEALLNYTYTAQIRITARDVQCLLQAADQLQFASIKEACEQFLVRHLDITNCLGMHSFAEFHVCPDLEKESRRTIVSRFEEVSSQDEFVEISLEKLMFIFSQENLCVWKEESLVKSLAKWIGHDPRKRIEYIHDLVKCIKIDVDENYLRSSLELHKKHLLNENKIQSLLYYSLKSPNHKVSKKSTANMFVIGGYYWHPLSEVHVWDPVHNNWIQGADMPDHTRESYSATSLGPCVYITGGYRTDNIEALNTVWIYNVETDEWAEGCPMLHARYYHCSVTLGGCVYALGGYRKGAPAQEAEVYDPLKKNWFPIANMIKGVGNATACVLHDVIYVSGGHYGYRGSCTYDKIQTFHSDINEWSILAVCPHPEYGLCSVALQNKLYLVGGQTTTTDCYDLETNEWTEMSPTMERRMECGAVIMNGCIYVTGGYSYSKGTYLQSIETYNPDSDNWELVGNLPSPMRSHGCVCIYSV